AGGGTTATGCATATATTTTGAAatccataagggggttatatattAAAGCACTAAAGTATAATGGGGTTATataataaaacataaaattataTGGGGTTAAAGTATCCTGCATATTATGTTTctatattttgatcatttcaaccattttagtttttaaatgaggctaattttgatattttcataGGTTCCGTTATGAATGGTAATTTCTTTCACTTTgaaaatttaatcaaaattatgAAAAGagttatatataacttttaaaaCTATAGGGAGTTATGTGAAAAATAACTATACCAGATAGGGGCAAATTGTATTTTGTCCAAAAACTAGTTTGAATAATTGGTGCTCATTAAGAGGGGGTTCAAGTATTAGTTCTTTTTAAAAAGTGTagttaatttgaaaaagtgtcTAAATGCAAAAATATGCAATAATTGTGATTGTGTAAATTCACATGATAAATTATTTGTAATTTAAATGTATTAAATCAATACTCACTGGACAACcattagaaaaatctttaaaatTTAATGCAAATTGAATAATAAAATGAAGGTATTCCAAGTTTAGATCAGCTATACACAAAaagattttcaagaaaagaGAGATGGCATTAAGCGAGTACGGTAGGATAGCCTAATGAGTTTATGGTTGGAGTACCTATAAACAAGATTTCTTACCAAAATGATTGCTTTGAGACTGTCAAGTTCGAGTATAAAGCCTGTCGACTTTTCCCCCTGAATTTCAAGCAAGATATCCACCAAATCTGAGCCTTTTCCCTCTATACTATCATCAGTGTTAGCCTTTCCATTTTTCATATCTTTGTGCTCCTTAATGACACCCTCCAGAAATTCATCAAGTTGCTTAACAACTTTGTCCACTTTATCATCCAAATCATTAAGATGTCTCAACCATCCAAGCCATGGAACAAAATCTCCTATATCAATAGTACCTAACAACTCAATAAATTCCTTCATGATTTGCATACTTTTGCTTCCATCTTCCCTATCACTGTACTTCCTCCCCAAGGCCACCCTACAAATCACATCATTTGTGAGTGTCATAAGAAGATCACTCAAGTTTATGGCTGATAAAGGTGGCGAAGAAGCtgaaaaatttctaattttttcaaCCATAAGTGAAGTCTCTTCCTCTCTTACATTTCGAAATGATTGAACCCTCTTATGACTTAGAAGCTGAAGCACACAAATACTTCTCACTTGCCTCCAATACTCACCGTAAGGTGAGAATGCGATATCCTTGCTGCCATATAGAAGCCTATCATTCATGCTTGTTTTAGGCCTGTTAGCAAAGACTAAATCATGGGTTCTCATGATTTCACAAGCTGCATCAGCTGAAGAGGCAACAACCACGGGCTTGCTACCAAAATGAACCAGCATGAGGGAACCATATTTTCTTGATAATGATTGAAGTTTGCGGTGAGGATATAACCCGAGTTGGAAAAGATTTCCAACAACTGGAAACTTTGATGGAGAAGGTGGTAGCCTTTGTTGGGGTTTAGAAGAAGCATAGAACCATATAAAAAGGGTTAGAAGTAGCAAAGCCACgggaagaagagaggaaaatgTAAGATCCAGAATAAACGCCATTACATGCTTCTCGAAAATTGGAGAAAGGGCCAAATCAAGAAAGCAGAATTTGTTGTTGCTGCTACAATTGGCTATATATATGCCTACTTGATTAAGTCGAAAAGGATCAGCAGAATTCTGCTTCTGTTCTGATGATCCTTGAAATTTCAGTTTGTGTCGGTGGCCAATGCTTCCTCAGTAAATGAATCAAAGCCACACATTGGAAACAATATCTGTAGGGCCTGGCCGATTATTTTGACTCGAGTGGCTGTAGTGGAAGAACAAATTTTGGATTATAAGTCCTACTCCTAGGCAAATTCCAAAAATTGGATTGGACTTATATTCGCACCATCATACATGTCGAAATTGATTAAGTACATATCATTTGAGCCATTGGTTCAGACATTTTACACCTAAAGATTAAATGACGTGTCACTTTGCTAGCATAATTTACTCGTTCACAAAAagttttggggaaaaaaaaaatctcgtGCAATCTTAGGATTCCCATTCAATCTCCAAAATCATGCTTACAGAAATCTCACAGTGATTAAAGCTAATACTAAACAGAAATCTTTGTTCTGAAGTTAACAAAGACTTTGGGGCCGGATGTACACTTTTGTATGCTAATTCGAAATATACTATGAATGAATATGATTACCAACATAGCTTCTGGAGTCCAGAAGAAGCATAGGATATTTGAAGAGGTCAGGGAAGATTAAAACCAAACGAAGAATTGAAGAGAGCAaattaaaatatccaaaactAATGGGATTTTGCTATTTGCAATTAATTTTACACGATattttttagggataatttcagaaacctcccctgaggtttctgacaatttcactgagtTCCCTTGAACTTTTCAATATTATACTTACATGCCTTCATGATAGACAATGACTATAATAACCttcataatttttcaaaagataagccattgataaaaaaaaagggaaaagataacaaaaaaaaggaaaatgaaaaaaggaaaacaattctTCTTGACCAAACCATATATTATGGCCAAACTATTTTAACCATAGCCATTAAATTGTAATCTTGTATCACATAAATATGCTAATCAAGATAGATGTTTCCTTCCTTCTATCACTCAAATATGTTGCTGTTATTGATGATGATGGAAGCAATCATCACTGCCAACAACCCAATTGTTCATATTATTGAGCACAAAAAAATTACTGAATTACGGAAAAGTATAATTTGATAAACTGTACTAAAACTACTACCCAAAACTTGCACTTTTTTGATATTTTGCCTGGTTCTTCTTAATAGACATCAAACTTGTTCTCAATAAAATTGTGtcaattcaaagaaaaaaatgtgGATTGATTTAGAATGACCAATCCAAATGTTGAGAGTAGGTTAGAATAATTTTGGTAACTGAGGGCTTGGCCTTTTGAGTGGAAAAAAAGATAAGGATTGTGAGTTTTATGACTCGATTTAGTAGGCAATATATGAAAGAAAGCTAAGAGAGGTAAAGATTGTGAAGGTAAGAATTACGAAGATGGATTTTGACATCTAAAACAGAGTTTGttcagaagaaaaagaagtgataagagtTTGAAACTTTAGGTGGATGTAAAAAACCATGGAGATAAAAAATATCAAGACATTGAGTAACTAATAAAACTCATAATTTTGCTAGTATACAAATGTATTA
This portion of the Coffea eugenioides isolate CCC68of chromosome 11, Ceug_1.0, whole genome shotgun sequence genome encodes:
- the LOC113751554 gene encoding cytochrome P450 71A3-like produces the protein MAFILDLTFSSLLPVALLLLTLFIWFYASSKPQQRLPPSPSKFPVVGNLFQLGLYPHRKLQSLSRKYGSLMLVHFGSKPVVVASSADAACEIMRTHDLVFANRPKTSMNDRLLYGSKDIAFSPYGEYWRQVRSICVLQLLSHKRVQSFRNVREEETSLMVEKIRNFSASSPPLSAINLSDLLMTLTNDVICRVALGRKYSDREDGSKSMQIMKEFIELLGTIDIGDFVPWLGWLRHLNDLDDKVDKVVKQLDEFLEGVIKEHKDMKNGKANTDDSIEGKGSDLVDILLEIQGEKSTGFILELDSLKAIILDMFAAGTDTTHTVMEWAMTELLRHPKILEKLQTEVRQVAQGKPEITEDDLDKMDYLKAVIKETLRLHTPIPLLVPRESTQHVKLMGYDIPAGTRVMVNAWAIARDPSLWNQPEEFQPERFLNSTIDFRGFNFELIPFGAGRRGCPGTTFAVAVNELALAKLVHKFDFALPDGVEPKDLDMSESTGLTIHRKNPLFAVAIPHSG